The Nostoc sp. 'Lobaria pulmonaria (5183) cyanobiont' genome window below encodes:
- a CDS encoding ATP-binding protein: MTITANSQLSNVFSQNLESISSKTDGSLPTLGAELVYTQDGTGCYLTFCWQYSELLGLNTEKIVDELNQTQTFAPVDKVTYLERLHRVLTSLVPERFQCWFSYHKELFELDLVISPIMPSLGTTATTVLVMGRLVQATLNKKQARAASKTPTQIELAIRSQQHQKLVNRITRNIRRTLDLDIIWQQTVDSLGKALRLERCIICPYQPSSSKVQVKAEYRQPELKSMLGSDIDIASEPAFAQALATLEPVMMEVPGYKDKESGRQKTLVIATCYQDQANGLVALNWQDECYTLTESELELAKEAADQLGTAIAHATLYEELEIARQKAEEASRLKSEFLANVSHEIRTPLNGMIGFLKLILEGMADDPEEQNQFLAEAHQLSIHLLNIINDILDIAKIEAGKMELAYAPVKLDELFSHVEGFMRPQAEMRNLSFRMQMPATSDEIIVQSNYQRLLQVMINLVGNAIKFTHEGGVTVSADLVLKKANFQDQQFPGMVRVRVADTGIGVSLDKQDKLFQLFSQVDGSRTRQYGGTGLGLAISQKLVEAMGGEVHFYSLGEGLGSTVTFTVPLYQQPVMVSSNDSDSTSSAEC, translated from the coding sequence ATGACTATTACTGCCAATTCCCAATTGTCGAATGTATTTTCCCAAAATCTGGAATCTATTTCCAGTAAGACTGATGGCTCATTACCAACTCTAGGAGCCGAGTTGGTGTATACGCAAGATGGGACAGGGTGCTATCTGACCTTTTGTTGGCAGTACAGCGAACTCCTGGGGTTAAATACTGAAAAAATAGTTGACGAACTCAACCAGACCCAAACCTTTGCTCCTGTGGATAAGGTTACTTATTTGGAACGATTGCACCGAGTTTTGACAAGTTTGGTGCCAGAAAGGTTTCAGTGTTGGTTTAGCTATCACAAGGAATTATTTGAGTTGGACTTAGTGATTAGTCCGATTATGCCGAGTTTGGGAACAACTGCGACTACAGTTTTAGTGATGGGACGGTTAGTGCAAGCCACACTAAACAAAAAACAAGCGCGTGCGGCATCAAAAACGCCCACACAAATAGAGTTGGCAATACGATCACAGCAACACCAAAAACTCGTCAATCGCATTACCAGAAATATTCGCCGGACATTGGATTTAGATATTATTTGGCAGCAAACAGTTGACAGTTTGGGGAAAGCACTGCGACTAGAGCGCTGCATTATTTGTCCTTACCAACCCTCAAGCTCAAAAGTGCAGGTGAAGGCTGAGTATCGCCAGCCAGAACTCAAATCAATGCTTGGCTCTGACATAGATATAGCTTCTGAGCCTGCCTTTGCTCAAGCCTTGGCAACCCTAGAACCAGTTATGATGGAAGTGCCTGGATACAAAGACAAAGAGTCTGGGCGGCAGAAAACTTTGGTAATTGCCACTTGTTATCAAGATCAAGCCAATGGATTGGTTGCCTTGAATTGGCAGGATGAATGCTACACATTAACAGAATCGGAATTAGAACTAGCAAAAGAAGCAGCAGATCAATTGGGAACTGCGATCGCTCATGCTACTTTATATGAAGAATTAGAAATAGCGCGTCAAAAAGCCGAAGAAGCTTCCCGCCTCAAAAGCGAGTTTCTAGCTAATGTATCCCATGAAATTCGTACCCCCCTCAACGGTATGATTGGCTTTTTGAAGCTGATTTTGGAAGGGATGGCAGATGACCCTGAAGAACAAAATCAGTTTTTGGCAGAAGCTCACCAGTTATCAATACACCTGCTGAATATCATCAACGATATTTTGGACATTGCCAAAATTGAAGCTGGTAAAATGGAGCTAGCTTACGCTCCAGTCAAGCTAGATGAGCTATTCAGTCATGTAGAAGGTTTCATGCGTCCCCAAGCAGAAATGAGAAACCTCAGCTTTCGGATGCAAATGCCTGCTACCTCCGATGAAATCATTGTCCAAAGCAACTACCAACGGTTGCTACAAGTGATGATCAATTTAGTAGGTAATGCGATCAAATTTACTCATGAGGGTGGCGTTACCGTCAGCGCCGATTTAGTACTCAAAAAGGCGAACTTTCAAGATCAGCAATTTCCTGGGATGGTCAGAGTACGTGTAGCAGACACTGGTATTGGTGTTTCTTTGGATAAACAAGATAAACTATTTCAATTATTCTCTCAGGTGGATGGTTCTCGCACTCGCCAGTACGGCGGCACAGGTTTGGGACTGGCAATATCCCAAAAGCTCGTGGAGGCAATGGGCGGCGAGGTACATTTTTATAGTTTGGGCGAAGGACTTGGCTCAACAGTCACATTCACCGTGCCACTATATCAACAACCAGTCATGGTTTCGTCTAATGATAGCGACTCAACAAGTAGTGCTGAGTGTTGA
- a CDS encoding NifU family protein produces MELTIDNVETVLDEMRPYLMSDGGNVELVELDGPVVKLRLQGACGSCPSSAMTLRMGIERRLKEMIPEIAEIEQVV; encoded by the coding sequence ATGGAACTCACAATTGACAACGTTGAAACAGTCTTGGATGAAATGCGCCCTTATCTCATGTCTGATGGCGGCAATGTGGAACTCGTAGAACTTGACGGGCCTGTTGTAAAACTGCGGCTGCAAGGTGCTTGTGGTTCTTGTCCCAGTTCTGCAATGACCCTGAGAATGGGTATTGAGCGCCGCCTCAAAGAAATGATTCCCGAAATTGCAGAAATTGAGCAAGTGGTGTAA
- a CDS encoding glycoside hydrolase, with protein sequence MSHPLYIAFIWHQHQPLYKSPGSGVSLSPTQQYRLPWVRLHGTKDYLDLVLLLERYPKLHQTVNLVPSLILQLEDYIAGTAFDPYLTASLTPDEQLTYQQREFIIQHFFDANHHTLIDPHPRYAELYQQRQEKGQAWCLANWELPDYGDLLAWHNLAWIDPLFWDDPEIAAWLKQGRNFTLSDRQRIYSKQREILSRIIPQHRKMQEAGQLEVTTTPYTHPILPLLADTNCGRVAVPNMTLPKQRFQWAEDIPRHLRKAWDLYKDRFGQIPRGLWPSEQSVSPQILPDIINQGFKWICSDEAVLGWTLKHFFHRDGAGNVEQPELLYQPYRLQTAEGDLSIVFRDHRLSDLIGFTYSAMPAKKAAADLVGHLQAIAKMQRDSHSEQPWLVTIALDGENCWEFYPQDGKPFLEALYQSLSDEPRLKLVTVSEFLEEFPATATIPGGQLHSGSWVDGSFTTWIGDPAKNRAWDYLTEARIMLASHPEATEENNPEAWEALYAAEGSDWFWWFGAGHSSNQDAIFDRLFREHLFGIYKALNEPVPPYLKQPVENHQAQGNHTPQGFIHPVIDGRGDEQDWDKAGRIEIGGARGTMHNSSVIQRLWYGVDHLNFYLRLDFKSGAAPGQDLPTELNLLWFYPEKTMVNSPVPLADVPDAAPLNYLFHHLLEVNLLTQSIQFREAGDNSQWYPRFSRAQVALNSCLELAVPWADLQVPPDYPLRLILVLADEGRFSNYLPENALIPIEVP encoded by the coding sequence ATGTCCCATCCTCTCTACATTGCTTTTATCTGGCATCAACATCAGCCGCTGTACAAATCTCCTGGCAGCGGCGTTTCGCTATCTCCCACTCAGCAGTACCGTCTCCCTTGGGTACGTTTACATGGGACTAAAGATTATTTGGATTTAGTATTGCTTTTAGAGCGATATCCTAAGTTACACCAAACGGTGAATTTAGTACCATCGCTGATATTACAACTCGAAGATTATATTGCTGGCACTGCTTTTGACCCTTATCTCACAGCCAGTTTGACACCAGATGAACAACTCACCTACCAACAGCGCGAATTTATTATCCAACACTTTTTTGATGCCAATCACCATACCCTGATCGATCCTCATCCCCGCTATGCCGAGTTGTACCAGCAAAGGCAGGAAAAAGGGCAAGCTTGGTGTTTAGCAAATTGGGAATTGCCAGATTATGGTGATTTGCTAGCTTGGCACAATTTGGCTTGGATCGATCCGCTATTTTGGGATGACCCAGAAATTGCTGCTTGGTTAAAACAGGGTCGGAATTTTACTTTAAGCGATCGCCAGCGCATTTATTCCAAACAGCGAGAAATCTTGAGCCGGATTATTCCCCAACATCGGAAAATGCAGGAGGCGGGGCAGCTAGAAGTTACCACCACGCCTTACACCCACCCGATTTTGCCGTTGCTAGCTGATACTAACTGTGGTCGGGTAGCTGTGCCCAATATGACACTACCTAAGCAACGCTTTCAGTGGGCAGAAGATATTCCCCGCCACTTACGAAAAGCTTGGGACCTTTATAAAGACCGCTTTGGACAGATACCTCGTGGTTTGTGGCCATCGGAACAGTCAGTAAGTCCACAGATACTTCCAGATATTATTAACCAAGGATTTAAGTGGATATGCTCAGATGAAGCCGTCTTAGGGTGGACGCTGAAACACTTTTTTCATCGGGATGGGGCGGGGAATGTGGAACAACCAGAACTGCTGTATCAGCCCTATCGCCTGCAAACCGCAGAGGGTGATTTATCAATTGTGTTTCGTGACCACAGATTATCAGATTTGATTGGCTTTACTTATAGTGCAATGCCTGCAAAAAAGGCAGCAGCAGATTTAGTGGGACATTTGCAAGCGATCGCTAAAATGCAAAGAGATAGTCATAGCGAACAACCTTGGCTAGTTACCATCGCCTTGGATGGGGAGAATTGCTGGGAATTTTATCCCCAAGATGGCAAACCCTTTCTAGAAGCTTTGTATCAAAGTCTGAGCGATGAACCTCGCCTCAAACTCGTCACCGTCTCCGAATTTCTCGAAGAATTTCCAGCCACAGCCACCATTCCTGGAGGACAACTACATAGTGGTTCTTGGGTAGATGGCAGTTTCACCACTTGGATCGGCGATCCCGCCAAAAATCGTGCTTGGGATTATTTGACAGAAGCAAGAATTATGCTCGCAAGTCATCCCGAAGCGACAGAAGAAAACAACCCCGAAGCGTGGGAAGCATTGTATGCCGCAGAGGGTTCCGACTGGTTCTGGTGGTTTGGTGCGGGACACTCCTCAAATCAGGATGCCATCTTTGACCGATTGTTTCGAGAACATCTGTTTGGTATTTACAAGGCATTAAATGAACCTGTACCGCCCTATCTCAAGCAACCAGTGGAAAACCACCAAGCACAGGGAAACCACACTCCACAAGGGTTTATTCATCCCGTGATTGATGGTAGGGGTGATGAACAAGACTGGGACAAAGCTGGACGCATAGAAATCGGCGGGGCGCGGGGAACGATGCACAATAGCAGCGTCATCCAGCGACTTTGGTATGGGGTGGATCACCTGAATTTCTATTTACGGCTGGACTTTAAAAGTGGGGCTGCACCAGGGCAGGATTTGCCAACAGAGTTGAATTTGCTGTGGTTCTATCCAGAAAAAACAATGGTCAATAGTCCAGTACCCTTGGCAGATGTACCAGATGCAGCCCCACTTAATTACCTTTTTCACCATCTTTTAGAAGTTAACTTGCTGACGCAATCGATTCAGTTTCGAGAAGCTGGAGACAATTCTCAATGGTATCCCCGTTTCAGTCGCGCTCAAGTAGCTTTAAATAGTTGTTTAGAGTTGGCAGTGCCGTGGGCAGACTTGCAAGTTCCGCCAGATTATCCTCTACGTCTGATTTTGGTGCTTGCAGATGAAGGGCGTTTTTCCAACTATTTGCCAGAAAATGCTTTGATTCCCATTGAGGTGCCTTAG
- a CDS encoding DUF1003 domain-containing protein: MTYNADDTANRYFRSDANKPKEKASRNQVITAPLPDPIAKNIEAIISLHTQEVRDIPVHQRILEAIATFFGRSIFLYSLLVILAIWIFSSFFDRFLPFNLPSFSWSGQGLDAAALVISTGVLVRQTRQENFAEQRAQLMLQLNLLSEQKIAKIIALLEELRTDLPNVINRHDLEAELMQEPTDPIAVLSALQKNLAEELSSTEENNIS; this comes from the coding sequence ATGACCTATAACGCAGACGACACAGCCAACAGATACTTCAGATCAGATGCTAACAAACCCAAAGAGAAAGCTTCTCGAAATCAAGTGATCACGGCTCCATTACCAGACCCGATTGCAAAAAATATTGAAGCGATTATTTCACTTCATACTCAGGAAGTTCGAGATATTCCCGTCCACCAGCGGATACTAGAAGCGATCGCTACATTCTTTGGGCGATCGATATTTCTGTATAGTTTGCTAGTCATACTGGCTATCTGGATTTTTAGCAGTTTTTTCGATCGCTTTTTGCCATTCAATCTGCCCTCGTTTAGCTGGTCAGGTCAAGGCTTAGACGCAGCTGCATTGGTGATCTCAACCGGAGTACTGGTACGACAAACTCGCCAAGAAAACTTTGCCGAACAACGGGCGCAATTGATGCTGCAACTGAACCTGCTCTCCGAGCAAAAAATTGCCAAGATTATTGCTCTATTAGAAGAACTCCGTACCGATTTGCCTAATGTGATAAATCGGCATGATTTGGAAGCTGAATTGATGCAGGAACCGACTGACCCAATCGCGGTATTGTCAGCACTCCAGAAAAACTTAGCTGAAGAGCTGTCATCCACAGAAGAAAACAATATAAGTTGA